In Phragmites australis chromosome 24, lpPhrAust1.1, whole genome shotgun sequence, the following are encoded in one genomic region:
- the LOC133907142 gene encoding uncharacterized protein LOC133907142 — MQTGAGSHQEVPPCGVVLPYWIWEVSSIGLKCAAARSRAGRRCGEERASDLERTGSVRMVGAGKFARSDGRFAMTYAIVTVPNVTILPVILHLTIPRISIPRVFLTWLLSPRCLPEPRRARRAEWERRMRRPRRKGEREGRSDPVEVLGEEVVGRVMGFLDARCVARCTAVSRAWRGVAADDRLWAPKCAQLMAAKAHIPRLTLIHTGSKLSTYSMAVMDGKRSRVTKEDLCDHAWEYRFTIAAPEYWRNLDPSWKHTGPPMRRYFQPDGYHSADPHDAVWGGHECTYTVITSFVGNERIREHYVRINRWPLMKVSRKDDWSWELSNHLYRYNSIPDADKKGCTGPLFPVW, encoded by the exons ATGCAGACGGGCGCTGGGTCGCATCAGGAGGTGCCTCCATGTGGGGTTGTACTGCCGTACTGGATTTGGGAGGTGAGCTCAATCGGCCTGAAATGTGCGGCGGCGCGGTCGCGTGCGGGAAGGAGGTGTGGGGAGGAGCGGGCGTCTGATTTGGAGCGGACTGGTTCGGTCAGGATGGTGGGGGCGGGGAAGTTCGCCCGGTCCGATGGCCGGTTCG CTATGACG TATGCTATTGTTACAGTACCTAACGTCACGATACTACCTGTCATCTTGCATCTTACTATTCCTAGGATCTCGATCCCCCGGGTCTTCCTCACTTGGCTGCTCTCGCCTCGCTGCCTCCCCGAGCCGAGGCGAGCGCGGCGGGCGGAGTGGGAGAGGCGGATGAGGAGGCCGCGGAGGAAGGGGGAGCGCGAGGGGAGGAGCGATCCGGTGGAGGTgctcggggaggaggtggtggggcgGGTGATGGGGTTCTTGGACGCGCGCTGCGTGGCACGATGCACCGCGGTGTCCCGCGCATGGCGCGGGGTCGCCGCCGACGACCGCCTCTGGGCACCCAAG TGTGCTCAACTGATGGCAGCAAAGGCACATATTCCTCGTTTGACATTGATCCACACTGGATCGAAGCTATCTACTTATTCAATGGCCGTCATGGATGGCAAACGG AGTCGGGTCACAAAAGAGGATCTCTGCGATCATGCATGGGAATATCGTTTCACTATA GCAGCACCAGAGTACTGGAGAAACCTTGACCCATCATGGAAGCACACCGGTCCACCTATGCGACGGTACTTCCAGCCTGATGGCTACCACAGTGCAGACCCTCATGATGCCGTGTGGGGTGGCCACGAGTGCACATACACAGTCATAACAAGCTTTGTCGGTAACGAGAGAATCAGGGAACACTACGTGAGGATCAACCGGTGGCCACTGATGAAGGTGTCGAGGAAGGACGACTGGAGCTGGGAGCTGTCGAACCACCTCTACCGCTATAACAGCATCCCTGATGCTGACAAGAAAGGATGCACAGGTCCTCTGTTCCCGGTTTGGTGA